The proteins below come from a single Limnobaculum xujianqingii genomic window:
- a CDS encoding Cro/CI family transcriptional regulator, whose amino-acid sequence MLKQDVLDYFESTNGVARAIGKSKSTVSLWGNVIPWQYALLIEKLTNGALKYDVSFYPEQSGNDFNSNK is encoded by the coding sequence ATGCTTAAACAAGATGTGCTTGATTACTTTGAGTCAACTAATGGGGTTGCCAGAGCCATTGGTAAATCAAAGTCAACAGTAAGCCTGTGGGGGAATGTTATTCCCTGGCAATACGCTTTGTTAATTGAAAAATTAACAAATGGCGCACTGAAATATGATGTTTCTTTTTACCCCGAACAATCAGGAAATGATTTTAACAGTAATAAATAA
- a CDS encoding LexA family protein, translated as MSDRIAQRMVSLNLKSKDLMKATKASKGTVSQWVNGGTEPSSKYILSLAEVLGVSERWLIEGGLIEETQGNSQPGPDLRRRVPLISSVQAGNWKEIVEEHLTELTEWIETTAKVSPYSFSLRVTGDSMASPAGHGTSIPNGSIVIVDPQIEATNGRIVVARVNGSNEATVKKLVIDGPNIYLMPLNPNFKRIDFDDNCEIIGVCVRVEMDLI; from the coding sequence ATGAGCGATCGAATCGCACAACGAATGGTTTCGTTAAATCTAAAAAGTAAAGATTTAATGAAAGCAACAAAAGCATCTAAAGGAACTGTTAGCCAGTGGGTTAACGGTGGGACGGAACCATCATCAAAATATATACTTTCTCTTGCAGAGGTATTGGGCGTATCGGAAAGATGGCTCATTGAGGGCGGATTAATAGAAGAGACTCAAGGCAATAGCCAACCGGGCCCAGACCTGCGGCGTAGGGTGCCGCTTATATCTTCTGTACAAGCCGGAAACTGGAAAGAGATTGTGGAAGAACATTTAACCGAACTTACAGAATGGATTGAAACAACGGCGAAGGTATCGCCATATTCATTTTCGTTAAGAGTTACTGGTGATTCTATGGCAAGTCCAGCCGGTCACGGGACATCTATACCCAACGGCTCAATTGTTATAGTAGACCCTCAAATTGAGGCAACGAACGGGCGAATTGTTGTTGCTCGAGTAAATGGTTCAAATGAAGCAACGGTAAAAAAGCTTGTTATAGATGGCCCTAACATATACTTAATGCCCCTTAATCCTAATTTTAAACGAATTGATTTTGATGATAACTGCGAAATCATAGGAGTTTGCGTTAGGGTTGAGATGGACCTAATTTAG
- a CDS encoding exonuclease family protein, translating to MSIFLCTFRPKKSAEKNGAVILVTTVESASDSRAASRAGVLLEDYDADSYENFQKPIVTEVPEGILAPEIGVFDNTFHERYELNGNVWMVPEPKPESVPAPVEPETSANESESGVSFDKLAFDVKVAALCLFCHAALEPDKEQLHEAHEAINDYEANPEISAITQALTGIEAAKHLLPEKLLSLVEAIQDKYSSSPTFPQFPVIRQFAERWISTPPSERDQKFATSTPATAAEASKYSDIDIDMDVALGLVCSNLATANPIEVNRARNMVKDNTDSQYKRISMNLRTVSGITSYTREQIYGLTREILSLDGVADDQLAVSTYIANWISKNPVATSTAPEIKKVGDKFTVTGFKTGLNCENHMVVGNDDLPVVENDFVTEEGGFVYEVPPETPDVANKPVLDKPSVEDTKQAVTDTLNSVGYAVYGTVQPASNNNWHNLDSYSCIAMTSIVLRAIDEYANEHDISLDKIDYYRILSAANSAAGTNDMEV from the coding sequence ATGTCCATTTTTTTATGTACCTTTCGTCCTAAAAAATCCGCTGAAAAAAACGGTGCTGTAATTCTCGTTACTACGGTTGAATCAGCAAGTGATAGCCGCGCTGCTAGTCGCGCAGGAGTGCTTCTTGAAGATTATGATGCTGACTCATATGAAAACTTTCAGAAGCCCATTGTAACTGAAGTTCCAGAGGGAATTTTAGCCCCTGAAATTGGCGTGTTCGATAATACATTCCATGAGCGCTATGAGTTAAATGGCAACGTTTGGATGGTACCAGAACCAAAACCTGAGTCAGTACCTGCGCCAGTAGAACCAGAAACCTCAGCAAATGAATCTGAATCAGGTGTGTCATTCGATAAGTTAGCGTTTGATGTGAAGGTTGCTGCCTTATGTTTGTTCTGTCATGCAGCCCTGGAGCCGGATAAAGAACAGTTACATGAAGCTCACGAGGCAATCAATGACTATGAAGCGAATCCAGAAATCAGCGCTATTACTCAAGCCTTGACAGGAATTGAGGCGGCAAAACATTTATTACCTGAAAAATTATTATCTCTTGTTGAGGCTATTCAGGATAAGTATTCCAGCTCACCTACTTTTCCTCAGTTTCCGGTCATTCGTCAGTTTGCAGAACGCTGGATATCAACACCCCCATCAGAGCGTGATCAGAAGTTTGCTACATCAACACCGGCTACAGCAGCCGAAGCAAGTAAATACTCTGATATTGATATTGATATGGATGTAGCGCTAGGACTCGTCTGCAGCAATCTGGCAACTGCTAATCCGATTGAAGTTAATCGGGCGCGTAACATGGTGAAGGACAATACCGATTCTCAATACAAGCGCATATCAATGAATTTGCGGACTGTCTCCGGCATTACGTCATATACACGGGAACAAATTTACGGTTTAACTCGTGAAATTCTATCTCTTGATGGGGTAGCTGATGATCAATTAGCCGTCAGCACATACATTGCAAACTGGATATCAAAAAATCCTGTCGCTACTTCTACAGCTCCTGAGATCAAAAAAGTCGGTGATAAATTTACAGTTACTGGTTTTAAGACTGGCCTTAACTGTGAAAACCATATGGTTGTAGGCAATGATGATCTGCCTGTTGTGGAAAACGACTTTGTAACTGAAGAGGGAGGTTTTGTTTATGAGGTACCACCGGAAACGCCGGATGTTGCCAACAAGCCTGTGCTTGATAAACCATCAGTGGAGGATACTAAGCAAGCTGTAACGGATACTCTAAATAGTGTTGGCTATGCGGTGTATGGGACAGTTCAACCTGCCTCCAATAATAACTGGCATAACCTCGATTCATATTCATGTATAGCGATGACCTCTATCGTTTTACGTGCGATCGATGAATATGCAAATGAGCATGATATCAGCCTCGATAAGATCGATTACTACCGCATATTAAGTGCCGCAAATTCCGCTGCCGGTACCAATGATATGGAGGTCTGA
- a CDS encoding recombinase RecT, which yields MANTKLDTVKNVVLSLSGEFQKTLSDQSLNFARESGFALQALQNNPYLLGIATGNQASLTNAIVNIAAIGISLNPASKLAYLVPRDNKVCIDISYMGLMHIAQQTGAIKWCQADVVRRTDRFKRMGITLEPLHEYECFAEIEQRGDMVGVYSVIKTDDGDFLTHTMRIADVFNIRDRSVAWKAYIKDKSKTCPWATDEEQMVLKTCVKQAAKYWPRRDRLDNAIEYLNTELDEGINFAAERSGTEPKDITPASDESLNHLFGLMAQTGKTEASIVEGVIPRLIGRSVTSIPDLTEEEARKLIGFIEKRIKTQGAA from the coding sequence ATGGCTAACACTAAACTTGATACTGTTAAAAATGTGGTTCTCTCCCTTTCGGGGGAGTTCCAAAAAACTCTATCTGATCAGTCATTAAATTTTGCTCGTGAATCAGGGTTTGCGTTACAAGCTCTGCAAAATAACCCGTATTTACTCGGTATCGCTACCGGTAATCAGGCATCGTTAACCAATGCAATCGTTAATATTGCAGCTATTGGAATCAGCCTAAATCCCGCATCCAAACTTGCTTACTTGGTTCCCCGTGATAACAAGGTATGTATTGATATCAGCTATATGGGGCTTATGCACATTGCCCAACAAACTGGTGCAATTAAATGGTGCCAGGCAGATGTTGTGCGCCGTACTGACCGATTTAAACGGATGGGTATTACTCTTGAACCGCTTCATGAGTATGAGTGCTTTGCGGAAATCGAGCAGCGTGGCGATATGGTCGGCGTGTATAGCGTAATAAAAACAGATGATGGCGATTTTCTCACTCATACCATGCGTATTGCCGATGTTTTTAATATTCGTGACCGGTCTGTAGCATGGAAGGCATACATAAAAGACAAATCTAAAACTTGTCCGTGGGCTACGGATGAAGAGCAAATGGTATTAAAAACCTGCGTTAAACAGGCTGCAAAATACTGGCCTCGCCGTGACCGTCTTGATAATGCTATTGAATATCTGAATACCGAACTGGATGAAGGAATTAATTTTGCTGCAGAACGTTCTGGAACCGAGCCAAAAGATATTACGCCAGCCAGTGATGAATCGTTGAATCACCTTTTCGGTTTAATGGCTCAAACAGGGAAAACAGAGGCCAGCATCGTCGAAGGTGTAATTCCACGGCTCATTGGGCGAAGTGTAACCTCTATTCCAGATCTGACAGAGGAAGAAGCGAGAAAGTTAATAGGCTTCATTGAAAAGCGCATTAAAACGCAGGGGGCAGCATGA
- a CDS encoding toxin YdaT family protein yields the protein MKITHDAIREEIEAWAIGVGQKTIVALVTKEANKLGLSDLLPPYSNDIELYNNRQQFFRWVRSNHRSAVEKVSQLWPAIEKSLPGERRARLIGEDLTYLVAVANRECSEAVNAAILNDPNFEKEREEAINSLLALRPNRPQRMSL from the coding sequence ATGAAAATTACACATGATGCAATCAGAGAAGAAATCGAAGCGTGGGCTATTGGAGTAGGGCAAAAGACTATTGTGGCTTTAGTTACCAAAGAGGCCAATAAGTTAGGGCTTTCTGACTTATTACCTCCGTACTCTAACGATATTGAGCTTTACAACAATCGCCAGCAATTTTTCAGGTGGGTACGAAGCAATCACCGATCGGCAGTAGAGAAAGTTTCCCAGCTGTGGCCAGCGATAGAGAAATCATTACCAGGTGAGCGCCGGGCTCGATTAATCGGTGAGGATTTAACTTATCTGGTAGCGGTTGCCAATCGTGAATGTTCGGAGGCAGTAAACGCTGCAATCCTTAATGACCCAAATTTTGAAAAGGAACGAGAGGAAGCAATTAACTCGCTGTTGGCACTACGACCAAATAGACCACAGCGCATGAGTTTGTGA